A window of the Ostrea edulis chromosome 1, xbOstEdul1.1, whole genome shotgun sequence genome harbors these coding sequences:
- the LOC125647707 gene encoding piggyBac transposable element-derived protein 4-like: protein MENDLISSDEEDALDLLLQDTFDDDPSDSAFTINDMVLESQSSVGSSQLSSASEDPLANPDMHWKDANVEDTGAPDPRTVAFHPIWGQIVQRTSRFFEAVFSICVATNHYAEMAISRGERLSYASQGSWQPLTEEELYRFLGIILYMSVVKFQSIDRYWSTHALYRNNPVPGIMSRNRFQAILSFLQVTPPADINKAEKLTRIQSLVDHVCEKSKELYQPYREIAVDERMVASKHKFSGIRQFIKDKPVRFGIKLWVVACNMSGYTYNFFVYLGKNNTIFTDKTKGIGFNVTITLCKPLFD, encoded by the exons ATGGAAAACGACCTGATATCGTCAGATGAAGAAGATGCATTGGACCTCCTTTTGCAGGATACATTTGATGACGATCCAAGCGACTCTGCATTCACTATAAAtgacat ggtattggaATCCCAGTCCTCAGTGGGAAGTTCCCAGTTATCTTCCGCTAGCGAGGATCCAttggcaaatccagacatgcattggaaggatgctAATGTAGAGGACACAGGGGCACCggatccaagaactgtggctTTTCACCCG ATATGGGGCCAGATTGTTCAGAGAACCAGTAGATTTTTTGAAGCTGTTTTttccatctgtgttgccaccaaccattatgctgagatggccATATCTAGAGGGGAAAGATTGTCGtatgcttcccaaggaagttggcagcctctcactgaagaggaactgtatAG ATTTTTGGGCATTATCTTATATATGTCTGTCGtaaagttccagtcgatagataggtattggtcaacgcatgccctatatcggaacaacccagtaccaggaattatgtctagaaatagaTTCCAGGCTATTTTGTCCTTCTTACAAGTAACTCCACCAGCTGATATCAACAAAG ctGAGAAGTTAACACGCATACAGTCATTGGTTGATCATGTTTGTGAGAAATCGAAGGAATTATACCAGCCTTACAGGGAAATAGCGGTAGATGAGAGAATGGTCGCCTCTAAGCATAAGTTCTCGGGCATTCGTCAGTTCATTAAAGACAAACCTGTTCGCTTTGGAATAAAGCTTTGGGTTGTAGCATGTAATATGTCTGGCTATACATACAACTTTTTTGTCTATCTTGGTAAAAATAATACTATTTTTACAGATAAAACAAAGGGTATTGGATTTAATGTCACTATTACATTGTGTAAACCTCTTTTTGATTAA